In one Myxocyprinus asiaticus isolate MX2 ecotype Aquarium Trade chromosome 29, UBuf_Myxa_2, whole genome shotgun sequence genomic region, the following are encoded:
- the LOC127419764 gene encoding junctophilin-2-like, with the protein MSGGRFEFDDGGAYCGGWEGGKAHGHGICTGPKGQGEFSGSWNYGFEVVGVYTWPSGNTYEGYWSQGKRHGLGVETKGHWVYKGEWTHGFKGRYGMRMSQGSGAKYEGTWNNGLQDGYGTETYADGGTFQGQFTGGMRHGYGVRQSVPYGMAAVVRSPLRNSLSSLRSEHSNGTLLHQDVPVITATNASGQETLVNAPTPLGPSRGGFALTLHVDPDAVKPKKKGLFRRGSLLGKLKKSDSRTSLSSQKSKISFLRTESALSSTASDANSTISLGESEGEGEGHEFPPVESDIDATTTEVYMGEWKNDKRSGYGISERSSGLKYEGEWLNNQRHGYGCTTFAEGGKEEGKYVNNMLVKLVKKKVIQLKGTKIKQKVERSVEGAHRAAAIAKQKAEIANSRTTHAKSKGEAAEQSAIAANNESSIARVVARELSPSFYQPGPEYLKKRALQEIAENSENTDTLLAEDSQPTPPDSPFMHEIENLRPSSTSARTPSPTPAIIPLVSSKEDSNLLSPGSWNGDKNSQGSGSRGSSRAGSRPSSRPTTPSSTTAVAPTPAAAPPPTHEEQPAPSSKGTSRTPSRQSIKAEQGSEMEIKPLQKLDSKAAEPSPAAMPVRTSLVVSTDEEELPRPASKLSSKAATPEPKAPEVKQRAESRQLGNERPASMIRSKSESRTEVMEEKKLTSKVEPKPSPKQEPSLAPKAAPKPEPKLVPQPEPKPVVKPVVKPVAKVEAKVELRQKALVKAPSETAKESLELDEGTNTIMICMVILLNIGLAILFVHILS; encoded by the exons GGCGGAGCTTACTGCGGAGGCTGGGAGGGAGGTAAAGCGCACGGCCACGGGATCTGTACCGGACCTAAAGGACAGGGCGAGTTCTCCGGCTCCTGGAATTACGGCTTCGAGGTGGTGGGAGTCTACACATGGCCGAGCGGAAACACATACGAGGGGTACTGGTCGCAAGGGAAGCGCCATGGGCTAGGTGTGGAAACCAAGGGACACTGGGTCTACAAGGGAGAGTGGACGCACGGATTTAAAGGGAGATACGGGATGCGCATGAGTCAGGGCAGCGGCGCCAAGTACGAGGGCACTTGGAATAACGGACTGCAGGACGGTTATGGCACGGAGACCTATGCGGATGGCG GTACCTTCCAGGGCCAGTTTACCGGCGGGATGCGACATGGCTATGGGGTACGTCAGAGCGTTCCTTATGGCATGGCAGCGGTGGTGCGTTCTCCTTTGCGGAACTCGCTAAGCTCCCTGCGCAGTGAACACAGCAATGGCACACTACTGCATCAGGACGTCCCGGTAATCACCGCCACTAATGCATCTGGCCAGGAAACTTTGGTCAATGCTCCCACGCCCCTTGGCCCGTCTCGTGGAGGCTTTGCCCTCACCCTCCACGTGGACCCCGATGCAGTCAAGCCCAAGAAGAAAGGCCTCTTCCGCCGTGGCTCGCTCCTGGGTAAGTTGAAGAAGTCAGACTCCCGCACATCCCTATCGAGTCAGAAGAGCAAGATCAGCTTCTTGAGGACTGAGTCGGCTCTTAGTTCCACTGCCAGTGATGCCAACTCCACCATCAGCCTGGGTGAGAGTGAGGGGGAAGGGGAGGGTCACGAGTTTCCTCCCGTGGAGTCGGACATTGACGCCACCACCACTGAAGTCTACATGGGCGAGTGGAAGAATGACAAGCGCTCAGGTTATGGGATCAGCGAACGCTCTAGTGGGCTTAAATATGAAGGCGAATGGCTGAACAATCAACGTCACGGTTACGGCTGCACTACTTTCGCAGAGGGCGGCAAAGAAGAAGGCAAGTACGTTAACAACATGCTGGTGAAGTTGGTTAAGAAGAAGGTCATTCAGCTGAAGGGCACGAAGATTAAGCAGAAAGTGGAGCGGAGTGTCGAAGGAGCCCATAGGGCTGCCGCCATAGCCAAACAGAAAGCTGAAATCGCCAACTCAAg AACGACTCATGCCAAAAGCAAAGGAGAGGCCGCAGAACAATCCGCCATCGCGGCTAATAATGAGTCTAGTATTGCTCGTGTGGTTGCAAGAGAGCTCTCACCCTCCTTCTATCAACCAG GCCCAGAGTATCTGAAAAAACGAGCCTTGCAGGAGATCGCTGAGAACAGTGAGAACACTGACACTTTGTTAGCTGAAGATTCCCAGCCAACACCCCCGGACAGCCCCTTCATGCATGAGATTGAAAATTTGAGACCAAGCTCTACCTCTGCACGCACACCCTCACCCACTCCTGCCATCATCCCTCTGGTCTCCAGCAAGGAAGATTCAAACCTCTTGAGTCCAGGGAGCTGGAACGGAGACAAGAACAGTCAAGGTAGTGGTAGCAGAGGCAGCAGTCGAGCAGGTAGCAGGCCGAGCAGTAGACCTACTACTCCGTCTTCCACTACAGCTGTGGCTCCTACTCCAGCTGCTGCCCCACCACCCACTCATGAGGAGCAGCCTGCTCCCAGCAGCAAGGGCACATCTCGTACCCCCAGCCGCCAGAGCATCAAAGCTGAGCAGGGTTCCGAAATGGAAATCAAACCACTGCAGAAATTGGACTCAAAAGCAGCAGAACCTTCCCCCGCTGCTATGCCGGTAAGGACCAGCCTCGTCGTCTCCACCGATGAAGAAGAACTGCCTCGTCCTGCCTCCaagctgtcctccaaagcagccACCCCTGAGCCAAAGGCACCTGAAGTCAAACAGAGAGCTGAATCAAGACAGCTTGGAAATGAGCGCCCAGCTTCTATGATAAGAAGCAAGTCTGAGTCAAGGACAGAAGTTATGGAGGAGAAGAAATTAACCAGCAAAGTTGAGCCTAAACCTTCGCCAAAACAAGAACCAAGCCTAGCCCCAAAAGCTGCACCAAAGCCTGAGCCCAAGTTAGTGCCTCAACCAGAACCTAAGCCTGTGGTCAAGCCAGTTGTTAAACCAGTTGCCAAGGTTGAGGCCAAAGTAGAGCTGAGGCAGAAGGCTTTGGTCAAAGCCCCCAGCGAAACAGCAAAAGAGTCTCTGGAGCTAGATGAG GGGACAAATACGATTATGATCTGCATGGTTATACTCCTGAACATTGGTTTGGCGATTCTTTTTGTTCACATCTTGTCTTGA
- the LOC127419766 gene encoding tubulin alpha-1C chain, whose protein sequence is MRECISIHVGQAGVQIGNACWELYCLEHGIQPDGQMPSDKTIGGGDDSFNTFFSETGAGKHVPRAVFVDLEPTVIDEVRSGTYRQLFHPEQLITGKEDAANNYARGHYTIGKELIDLVLDRIRKLADQCTGLQGFLVFHSFGGGTGSGFTSLLMERLSVDYGKKSKLEFSIYPAPQVSTAVVEPYNAILTTHTTLEHSDCAFMVDNEAIYDICRRNLDIERPSYTNLNRLISQIVSSITASLRFDGALNVDLTEFQTNLVPYPRIHFPLATYAPVISAEKAYHEQLSVSEITNACFEPANQMVKCDPRHGKYMACCLLYRGDVVPKDVNAAIATIKTKRTIQFVDWCPTGFKVGINYQPPTVVPGGDLAKVQRAVCMLSNTTAIAEAWARLDHKFDLMYAKRAFVHWYVGEGMEEGEFSEAREDMAALEKDYEEVGAESVEGEEEGEEY, encoded by the exons CGTGAGTGCATCTCTATCCACGTTGGTCAGGCTGGTGTCCAGATTGGCAATGCCTGCTGGGAGCTCTATTGTCTTGAGCATGGTATTCAGCCAGATGGGCAGATGCCTAGTGACAAGACCATTGGTGGAGGTGATGATTCCTTCAACACCTTCTTCAGTGAGACTGGAGCTGGAAAGCACGTCCCTAGAGCTGTGTTTGTAGACCTGGAGCCCACTGTCATTG ATGAGGTGCGCTCTGGGACTTACCGTCAGCTGTTCCACCCTGAGCAGCTCATCACAGGAAAGGAAGATGCTGCCAATAACTATGCCCGTGGTCACTACACTATTGGCAAGGAGCTCATTGATCTTGTGTTAGACAGAATTCGCAAACTG GCCGATCAGTGCACAGGCCTCCAGGGTTTCCTGGTCTTCCACAGCTTTGGTGGTGGAACCGGATCTGGCTTCACCTCTCTGCTGATGGAGCGCCTGTCTGTCGACTATGGCAAGAAGTCCAAGCTGGAGTTCTCCATCTACCCTGCTCCTCAGGTCTCCACCGCTGTGGTAGAGCCCTACAATGCCATCCTGACCACCCACACCACCCTAGAGCACTCTGACTGTGCCTTCATGGTAGACAACGAGGCCATTTATGATATCTGCCGTAGGAACCTCGATATCGAGCGTCCTTCTTACACCAACCTCAACAGGCTCATTAGTCAGATTGTGTCCTCCATCACAGCCTCCCTCAGGTTTGATGGTGCCCTCAATGTCGATCTTACTGAGTTCCAGACCAACTTGGTGCCCTATCCTCGTATCCACTTCCCCCTTGCTACCTATGCCCCAGTGATCTCAGCAGAGAAGGCTTACCATGAGCAGCTCTCTGTATCTGAAATCACTAATGCTTGCTTtgagccagccaatcagatggtGAAATGTGACCCACGCCACGGCAAGTATATGGCTTGCTGCCTGTTGTACCGTGGTGATGTGGTGCCCAAAGATGTGAATGCCGCAATTGCCACCATTAAGACCAAGCGCACCATCCAGTTTGTGGACTGGTGCCCCACAGGTTTCAAGGTTGGCATCAACTACCAGCCCCCCACTGTGGTTCCAGGTGGAGATCTAGCTAAGGTGCAGAGGGCTGTGTGCATGCTGAGCAACACCACAGCTATTGCTGAGGCCTGGGCTCGTCTTGATCATAAGTTTGATCTGATGTATGCCAAGCGTGCCTTTGTGCACTGGTATGTGGGTGAGGGTATGGAGGAGGGTGAGTTCTCAGAGGCCAGAGAGGACATGGCCGCCCTGGAGAAAGATTATGAGGAGGTTGGAGCTGAGAGTGTTGAAGGGGAGGAGGAAGGTGAAGAATATTAG